The window ACTTATTTCTGGAAGGGCAGGCAGGTCGCCTGCTTTTTTATTGGCGTTTTTTAGCCACAACCCATCATTTATTCATCCTTTCTCAGGAAATGCTCAGCAGAAAAATATAAAGCACTCAGCATCGCTAGGGATTATAGAAGTCGAGGGAACCACTTAATTCACCCTTTTTACCCGGCTTTTTACCTGGAGATTGAAAATGAGACACCTAATTTTGTCCGGTCTATCTGCAATGGCTCTTGCAACGATGACCATGCTTCCTGCCCAAGCTTCACCGCTGCCTCAAAGCTCAACTGCTCAAGCGACAACGACACAACAGTCCGATGCCTATGAAGCAGAACGCCTGCAAACGATCGCAGAGATTAACCAGCGGTTTGACCAGCTTCATGAGCAGATGATTCAAAACCTCAATACCAGGTTTGATGGGATGCAGCAGGAAATGGTGCAGGTTATGAGCCAGCAAATGGAAGCAGAACGGCAGGCAATGACTGCTATGGTGAACAGGCGATTTGAGCGAGCACATGAAGCACTTTTGAATAAATAGGCGTTTTGGGGCAGGGAGTTGGTCTGCCTGCCATTGATTAAGCCATTGATTAAGCCACCGCCTGATCGCCCGTCAAGGTTAAACCTTTGCAGGTAACAAATCATTGCATCTGCGGTTGAATTGTGGCGTTGGCTCCTACACTGACTCAGAATCGCAATAATAATAGGAGAGGTTAAATAGAGCATGGTATGAAACTCTCGAAGAAAAACCTGAACGAACGCCTGGATCATCTTTACGATGTGATTATTGTCGGGGGTGGAGTTGCTGGGCTTTCAGCCGCAATTTATCTCCAGCGATATCGCTTGTCCTGTTTGATTGTGGAAAAGGGCAAGGGGCGATCGTTTTGGATGCAAGACCTCCGCAACTATCTGGGCTTACCCCCAACAACCCCAGGACGTGAACTGTTGCAGCAGGGACAGGAACATGCCCTTTCGCTGGGAGCCGATTATCTGCGCGGCTATGTCGAGGAACTGCGCGACGAGGGAGAAACCTTTGCCGTCAAAGTGAAGGTCGGCAAGCAAGATGCCAGCTATTCCGTCTTTCGCTCAAAATATGTGATTGCTGCTAGTGGCGTTATTGACCACCTGCCTCAGCTAGAGGATATGCAGAACGTGTTTGATTTCGCAGGCTATAACCTGCATGTCTGCATGATCTGTGATGGCTATGAGATGGCAGATAAGCAGTGTGGGCTGTTTATCAACTCTGAAGGGGCAATCAATACCGCATTTGTGTTGAACTGGTTTACGCCTTATCTCACAGTCTTCACCAATGGTCAGGTTGAGGTGGGAGAAGAGATGCGGCAGAAGCTGCGTGAATATGGCTATCGGCTCGTTGAAACCCCAATCAAGCGCTTTGTTGGGCATGACCATGAAATGACTGGCGTGGAACTGGTAGACGGATCGATCGTCCCTCTGGAAACTGGACTCATTGCAATGGGTTCGCACTATCACAGCGAATATCTCAAGGGGCTTGAGCTTCAGTGGAAAGGTGGTAATCTGGTCACTGATTCTATGTGTCGCACTTCACA of the Trichocoleus sp. genome contains:
- a CDS encoding NAD(P)/FAD-dependent oxidoreductase, with the protein product MKLSKKNLNERLDHLYDVIIVGGGVAGLSAAIYLQRYRLSCLIVEKGKGRSFWMQDLRNYLGLPPTTPGRELLQQGQEHALSLGADYLRGYVEELRDEGETFAVKVKVGKQDASYSVFRSKYVIAASGVIDHLPQLEDMQNVFDFAGYNLHVCMICDGYEMADKQCGLFINSEGAINTAFVLNWFTPYLTVFTNGQVEVGEEMRQKLREYGYRLVETPIKRFVGHDHEMTGVELVDGSIVPLETGLIAMGSHYHSEYLKGLELQWKGGNLVTDSMCRTSHPRLFAVGDLKEGLNQVSIAVADGTLAATAIWRDIRRAAPPRRWEEHLMTEVV